From the genome of Nitrosomonas sp., one region includes:
- a CDS encoding NapC/NirT family cytochrome c has protein sequence MTALQKGAIGTLLTGALLGIVLVGIVFGGEAALSTEEFCTSCHSMTYTQDELRESTHYGALGVNPGCKDCHIPQGFKNFHLAVYTHVVDGARELWLELVNDYSTLEKFNERRLIMAHDARMNLKKWDSVTCRDCHKNPDPPGEDAQAAHKKMETEGATCIDCHQNLVHEEAPMTDLDASLAQGKMVLKADEDDDWDDDDDDDDDWDDDY, from the coding sequence ATGACTGCATTACAAAAAGGAGCGATAGGCACCCTGTTAACGGGGGCGTTACTGGGGATCGTTCTGGTGGGTATAGTATTTGGCGGAGAGGCGGCGTTATCGACAGAAGAATTCTGTACGAGCTGTCACTCGATGACGTATACCCAGGACGAGCTGAGAGAATCGACCCACTATGGGGCATTGGGAGTCAATCCTGGGTGTAAGGACTGTCATATACCGCAGGGATTCAAGAACTTTCATTTGGCGGTTTATACTCATGTAGTAGATGGTGCGCGGGAATTATGGCTGGAGCTGGTGAATGATTACTCGACGTTGGAGAAGTTTAACGAACGTCGGTTAATCATGGCGCATGATGCGCGGATGAACCTGAAGAAATGGGACAGTGTGACGTGTCGTGATTGTCATAAGAATCCGGATCCACCTGGAGAGGATGCACAGGCTGCGCATAAGAAGATGGAAACAGAGGGAGCGACGTGTATAGATTGTCATCAGAACCTGGTGCATGAAGAAGCCCCGATGACGGATCTTGATGCGAGTCTTGCTCAGGGCAAGATGGTATTGAAGGCCGATGAAGATGATGACTGGGATGACGACGACGATGACGATGATGACTGGGATGATGATTATTAA
- a CDS encoding cytochrome c family protein, producing the protein MKHPITYVLAILATFVFFTGTAVADFEGRQKCSSCHKSQGKSWRETAHAKAMESLKAGERKEAKEKAGLDPDKDYTKDKDCVGCHVDGWEQRGGYTIERPRRQLAAVGCESCHGAGKRYRGDHRKGGQQFERTGRTTERKRLADRGQDFHFEEACAGCHLNYEGSGWKGTKAPYTPFTPEVDEKYRFDFDKMVKDDSAMHAHYKLDGAFVGEPKFKFHDEFQANAQEGEKGDEDDDDDDD; encoded by the coding sequence ATGAAACACCCAATAACGTACGTACTGGCTATACTCGCGACATTTGTGTTTTTCACGGGGACAGCGGTAGCGGATTTTGAGGGGCGGCAGAAATGCAGCTCATGCCACAAATCACAAGGTAAATCATGGCGCGAGACAGCGCATGCCAAAGCGATGGAATCGCTGAAGGCAGGCGAGCGCAAGGAAGCGAAAGAAAAAGCAGGCCTTGACCCAGACAAGGACTACACCAAAGACAAAGACTGCGTAGGCTGCCATGTTGATGGCTGGGAGCAGAGAGGAGGATACACCATAGAGCGGCCGAGACGTCAACTGGCGGCAGTAGGGTGTGAATCCTGCCATGGTGCTGGCAAAAGATACAGGGGCGATCACCGAAAAGGCGGGCAGCAATTTGAAAGAACAGGCAGGACCACCGAGCGCAAGCGACTGGCGGACAGAGGTCAGGACTTTCATTTTGAAGAAGCGTGTGCGGGGTGTCACCTGAACTATGAAGGTTCGGGCTGGAAAGGCACGAAAGCACCCTATACGCCATTCACACCAGAAGTTGATGAGAAATACCGGTTTGACTTTGACAAAATGGTAAAAGACGACAGTGCGATGCATGCGCACTACAAACTGGATGGTGCATTTGTCGGCGAACCGAAATTCAAGTTTCACGATGAATTCCAGGCCAACGCCCAAGAGGGTGAGAAAGGCGACGAAGACGACGATGACGATGATGATTAA
- the haoB gene encoding hydroxylamine oxidation protein HaoB has product MIPAETTGRDTQVKRSGDKLLPSLGILLVTGGLVFLGWFAYLWFEPVAAPYQYQKQSSGNPQQYPELELDAWPELKISRYDVIVPDVEKPIAQATVAQRDGAAPVLVKWENHSKEILHALDWKSSELSALAKAIGQYAEKDALILAWWDISQQINLLSGHETLFTSHLNEPLIIPQHWYEYMDTIDAYEQAFWQSKPSQSELEQFERFSRALTAKAEEGVAQLRSLVGTDREAYIIVHVTDLYKLGLMYPDKIGVAYQNFPMTGNIHGMINHMKVQLKENDFDTYTLQSITDTQIRVYFLSDAQSSETLLARMLPFTDKDAPMELEALQLVYQQGGYWVYKIPGNESDGLIQ; this is encoded by the coding sequence TTGATACCCGCAGAGACGACCGGCCGCGACACGCAAGTGAAGCGGTCGGGGGATAAACTACTCCCGTCATTAGGCATACTCCTGGTGACGGGAGGTTTGGTTTTTCTGGGGTGGTTTGCGTACTTATGGTTTGAACCGGTAGCAGCACCGTATCAGTACCAGAAGCAATCCTCAGGGAATCCGCAGCAGTATCCCGAACTGGAACTGGATGCGTGGCCTGAACTTAAAATCAGCCGGTATGACGTCATCGTTCCGGATGTTGAGAAACCCATAGCGCAGGCAACAGTAGCACAACGGGACGGCGCAGCGCCGGTGCTGGTCAAATGGGAGAACCACAGCAAAGAAATCCTGCACGCATTAGACTGGAAATCATCCGAACTGAGTGCGCTGGCCAAAGCCATTGGCCAATACGCAGAAAAAGATGCGCTTATTTTAGCCTGGTGGGACATCTCGCAACAGATCAACCTGTTGAGCGGACACGAAACCCTGTTCACCAGCCACCTGAACGAGCCGTTAATCATACCGCAGCACTGGTATGAATATATGGACACCATAGATGCGTATGAACAGGCGTTCTGGCAAAGCAAACCCAGCCAAAGCGAACTGGAGCAATTCGAGCGATTTAGCCGGGCATTAACGGCCAAAGCGGAAGAAGGCGTAGCCCAACTTCGCAGCCTTGTTGGAACGGACCGGGAAGCCTACATCATCGTTCATGTCACAGACCTGTATAAACTGGGTCTCATGTACCCGGATAAAATTGGTGTTGCCTACCAGAACTTTCCAATGACGGGCAACATCCATGGCATGATCAACCACATGAAAGTACAACTGAAGGAAAACGACTTTGACACCTATACCCTACAATCGATAACCGATACGCAAATCAGAGTCTACTTTCTGAGCGACGCACAAAGCAGTGAAACCCTGCTGGCGCGAATGCTGCCGTTCACAGACAAAGACGCGCCGATGGAGCTGGAAGCACTGCAACTGGTATACCAGCAGGGCGGTTACTGGGTATACAAAATTCCGGGCAACGAAAGCGATGGATTGATACAATAA
- a CDS encoding hydroxylamine reductase, which translates to MISKVWLRLVMFVSAFALAGAVQAIPSVPDVTYEALGIDRGASPKELHEALVKRYKDPEQGAGKGTMGDYWEPIPLSRYMDPATFYEPPTSMRDKADRKECVECHSDESPVWVNAWKKSTHANLDKVRALKPSDPTFYKKGKLEDVEKNLRSMGYLKEGEQLKEVSCIDCHAGINEQGKIDHSKDLIMPTADVCGKCHLQEFAERESERDTLIWPNGQWPDGRPSHALDYKANVETTVWAAMPQREVAEGCTMCHMNQNKCDTCHTRHEFSAAESRKPEACATCHSGVDHNNWEAYSMSKHGKMVAMLGNSWNWEVQLSDAYSKGGQTAPTCAGCHMEFEGEYAHNMVRKIRWANYPFVPGIAENINSEWSEERLDAWVVTCTQCHSERFARSYLDLMDKGTLQGLAKYQDAHAVVEKLYNEGLLAGQKTNRPNPPAPEKPGFMIFTQLFWSQDNNPASMELKVLEMGENDLAKMHVGLAHVNPGGWTYTEGWGPMNRAYVEVQDENFRIREMVALKERVAKLEGKRTSLLDLDGTAEKISLGGLGGGMLLAGTLALAGWRKRKQSEA; encoded by the coding sequence ATGATTTCCAAGGTATGGCTAAGATTGGTCATGTTTGTAAGTGCATTTGCGCTGGCGGGTGCGGTACAGGCGATACCAAGTGTTCCTGACGTGACGTATGAAGCACTGGGTATAGACAGAGGTGCGAGTCCGAAGGAGTTGCATGAAGCATTGGTGAAGCGTTATAAGGATCCTGAGCAAGGCGCGGGCAAGGGCACGATGGGTGATTACTGGGAGCCGATTCCGTTGAGCAGATACATGGATCCTGCGACATTTTATGAGCCGCCGACCTCGATGAGAGACAAAGCGGATCGTAAAGAGTGTGTGGAATGTCACTCGGACGAATCGCCGGTATGGGTCAACGCATGGAAGAAGAGTACCCATGCGAATCTGGACAAAGTGCGTGCATTAAAGCCAAGCGATCCGACATTTTACAAGAAAGGCAAGCTTGAAGACGTAGAGAAGAATCTGCGTTCGATGGGTTACCTGAAGGAAGGCGAGCAGCTGAAGGAAGTGAGTTGTATAGATTGCCATGCTGGGATCAACGAGCAGGGCAAGATAGATCACAGCAAAGACCTGATCATGCCGACGGCGGATGTATGCGGCAAATGTCACTTGCAGGAATTTGCGGAACGCGAATCAGAGCGTGACACGCTGATCTGGCCGAACGGACAGTGGCCAGATGGACGTCCATCGCATGCGCTGGACTACAAGGCGAACGTAGAGACCACGGTATGGGCGGCGATGCCACAACGTGAAGTAGCCGAAGGCTGTACCATGTGTCACATGAACCAGAACAAATGCGACACCTGTCATACCCGTCATGAATTCTCAGCGGCGGAATCTCGTAAGCCGGAAGCCTGCGCGACCTGTCACAGTGGTGTAGACCACAACAACTGGGAAGCGTATTCCATGTCCAAGCACGGCAAGATGGTAGCGATGCTGGGCAATAGCTGGAACTGGGAAGTTCAACTCTCGGATGCATACAGCAAAGGTGGCCAGACAGCACCGACCTGTGCGGGCTGTCACATGGAATTTGAAGGCGAATACGCGCACAACATGGTGAGAAAGATTCGCTGGGCGAACTATCCATTTGTACCTGGGATAGCAGAGAACATCAACAGCGAATGGTCAGAAGAGAGACTGGATGCATGGGTAGTAACCTGTACTCAGTGTCACTCAGAGCGTTTTGCACGTTCGTATCTGGATCTGATGGACAAAGGCACCTTGCAAGGTCTGGCGAAATACCAGGATGCACATGCAGTAGTCGAGAAGCTGTACAACGAAGGTTTGCTGGCAGGACAGAAGACCAACCGTCCGAATCCACCGGCACCGGAGAAACCGGGATTCATGATCTTCACGCAATTATTCTGGTCGCAAGACAACAACCCGGCCTCGATGGAGTTGAAAGTGCTCGAGATGGGTGAAAACGACCTGGCTAAAATGCACGTTGGTCTTGCACACGTCAATCCAGGCGGTTGGACCTACACCGAAGGCTGGGGACCGATGAACCGGGCGTACGTTGAAGTACAAGACGAAAACTTCCGGATTCGGGAAATGGTCGCGTTAAAAGAACGTGTTGCCAAACTCGAAGGCAAACGCACCAGCTTACTGGATCTGGACGGTACAGCAGAGAAAATCTCGTTGGGCGGTTTAGGTGGCGGCATGCTGCTGGCAGGCACATTAGCCTTGGCAGGATGGCGTAAACGTAAGCAAAGCGAAGCTTGA